The Alphaproteobacteria bacterium DNA window TGTTATTCCACCTTATGTTTAAAATATGATTATTTATAAGTTTTTTTAGGGAAAGCAAAATTTATTCTTTAAAATTCAACTATATTATTTAATATATTATAAGGTTTAAGACAATAAAAAAATGGCAAAAAATTATGCCTCTTAGAATATTCAAGCAATTATTCTTTAATTTTCCAGAAAGTCGTAGAAATAAAATTGAAGATTTTATTTTGACCTCTGCAAATCAAAATGCTTATTTATACTCTTTAGAATGCTCTAAATGGCTAAGTAACATTACTGTGATTAATGGCGCTGGTGGAACCGGAAAAAGTTTTTTTGCGAGTTTTTGGCAAAATAACAATAATGCCGTTAACCTTGACCTTTTTAAAATCAATGAACATAAGCTAGATCGCATCTTAAATAAAAATAATAATTTTGTTTTTGACGATTTTGATAAATATTTCACACGCAAATATTTAATGCGTAATTTAGATAAGCATAATTTTGAATCTTTTGATCAGACTTTTATCAAAATATTTGAGCATATTAAAAGTGAAAATAAGCATATGTTGCTCACCAGCTCTGTGCCAGCTCATAAGATTCCGTTTAAAACACCCGACCTATCTAGTAGAGTTACTGCCGCCACCAGCTTTGACCTTGCCGCGCCAACTGACAGAGATATCAAAGCAATGGTAATTAAGAAATTTTCTGATTTACAATTAAGTATTTCGGCAGAAGTTACTGATTTAATTAGTAGTAACGCCAATAATTCATATGTGACTGCTGCTAAAATTATAGATGATTTAAACCAGCTTTCCTTAACTGAGAAGAAAAATATTAATGTCAGCTTAGTTAAGCATGCATTAAAAGAAAATAACGCTAAATAACATATGAATCACCTAAAATTAGTTTTAGAACATTTAGAAAAAAGCGATTTAGAGATTTATTGTTGTTTAGATAAAAAAAACAATATTGATCTATTTTCCGCCTTATTTCAATTAAATTTAGAGCTTGCTAAAATCAATCAAAATTCAGGAGAAAAATTAATTAGTGAAGTTAAATTGTCTTGGTGGTTTGAAATTATTGAGAAACTATATGAAGCTAAAACACCTTTAATTAAACAGCCTACCATTTTACTTTTAGAAGAAGTTATTCATAAATATAAAATTAAAAAATCTGATCTAAAAAAATTAATTAAAGCAAGAGAATTTGACTTACACAATGTCAAATTTAAAGATTCTACTGAAATCAGAAAATATGTGGATAATTATTTTACACATATACTTATAATTAGTTGTAACGCTCTCAACTTAGAGCTTAACAAAAAACAAGCTGAGCATTTAACACAAATTTGTTATTTATTAAAAATTGCTAGAATTATAAACTCATTGCCCAAATATAATTATAACAACCATCCTTTTATTGACCAAGAATTACAAAAAGATTTAGCTAAATACCCTGCCATAAAACGCCAAAAAGAAGCTATAAACTTACTCAAAAAAAGATTACAAGATGAGTTAGACAAATTAACTAAGTTAGATTTCCCACACAAATTTCTCAATAATTTTGCAAATATGGTAGTTTATTATTGTAATGAGACACTTAAATTCTCTAATGAAAGACAAATTATTTACATCGCAAAATATCGTTTAATTTTACATTTAAAATTAGTAAATCTTTATAAAAAATTTAAATTATCACCTTGATTTATCTCCTTTAGCTGAGTTCTCCTCTCTTCTGCTTTCCTCTCTTTTTCTTGATGATTGGGTTGATTTAGCATAATTAGGCTGAGCTCCACCCCCCTCTATTCTATGTGATTCAGATTCTGAACTAAATTTATGCTCCACATCCATACGCTTAATTCTTATAGCTTCATTTCGTGCATTAGATGATTTAGTTGCTTTAGCATAATTAGGCTTACCATCCCTTAAGACTCTAGCTTGATCTTCTTTAAATTTTTGCATTTTATTATCTCTTCCTGCTGCCGTAGCATGTGATAAATTTCCTGCTGTTAATTCAATATTTGTATTCTCTCTTGACGTTTCAGATGAGGCTTTAACCGTAGAATTACTTTGTGTTTGCTTTAGAATATTAATTGGAGCAGAAACAGGGTCTGGGCCAACTTGCGCTGATTGCATAGCTATGACGCCCTGCATAGGAGTAACATTTCTTTTATATAGCTGGTCTAAAGCTTCTATTTGTGTACTAAGCCATCCTTCAAAATTACCCCGCTCCTCTTCTGATAAAAATTTTACAAATCTCTGTAATTGTACGTTTATCAGATTATTTAAATTTTTACTTACAAAATCTACATTAATAAAGTCTTGGCTTGCTAATTTGCTTTGAATATCATCTTGAAGTTTTAACAACTCCAGATCTTGTATATCTCCTATTAAATAATCCTCTTCGAATAAATCCTCACTATCAGATATAGGCTGCAATCTTACAGTTGCAGGATCTAAAAAACCATGAATTATCTCATATTCTTCTCGCTGTTGTTCATTATGCCAAAATTCTTCACCTAAAATAGGCAAAAATCTTCTGTCATCACTATCTGTTGAAAATGAAACCCATGGACAACATTTTATGTTACCCTGATATTTATAAAAAACTAATATTGCTAATTGGCCCCTATCCATAGGTAAGGTAAATCCATGCTTTGGAATAATTAAATTTAATTCATA harbors:
- a CDS encoding squalene/phytoene synthase family protein, yielding MNHLKLVLEHLEKSDLEIYCCLDKKNNIDLFSALFQLNLELAKINQNSGEKLISEVKLSWWFEIIEKLYEAKTPLIKQPTILLLEEVIHKYKIKKSDLKKLIKAREFDLHNVKFKDSTEIRKYVDNYFTHILIISCNALNLELNKKQAEHLTQICYLLKIARIINSLPKYNYNNHPFIDQELQKDLAKYPAIKRQKEAINLLKKRLQDELDKLTKLDFPHKFLNNFANMVVYYCNETLKFSNERQIIYIAKYRLILHLKLVNLYKKFKLSP